From one Rhineura floridana isolate rRhiFlo1 chromosome 4, rRhiFlo1.hap2, whole genome shotgun sequence genomic stretch:
- the LOC133384183 gene encoding proto-oncogene Mas-like has product MEAEPGGGGLNQAVCIMTGASWGLGQSLACLLAPWLAPGSALLLVACSAGALGELEALTEFFIPLHKNIVISQIVDVLGLCGHDASFFVLTAAAAERCLTVYFPNWWQHHRPKHFTITVCVILWLLSGLMPLAGYFACFPRVRATNETEFVSCKNPAISQMIIVLLIFISILGFSASAIFMKMKINQAPPPARLDITILTTVLLFLIFNAPLRVLIIMTFWDPPTDKKLAGTVFLLFSSIYSSGISFACLFIGYLNRRDDLEPIAVFLERILKDERNMAETTEADQQQA; this is encoded by the exons ATGGAGGCTGAGCCTGGTGGCGGTGGCCTGAACCAAGCTGTGTGCATCATGACAGGTGCCTCGTGGGGCTTGGGCCAGAGCCTGGCATGCCTGCTGGCCCCGTGGCTGGCGCCCGGCTCGgccctgctgctggtggcttGCTCGGCTGGTGCCCTGGGCGAGCTGGAGG CTCTTACTGAATTTTTTATACCCTTGCACAAAAATATAGTAATTTCACAAATAGTGGACGTCTTAGGTCTATGCGGACATGACGCCAGCTTCTTTGTtttaacagctgctgctgctgagaggTGTCTCACTGTCTATTTCCCAAACTGGTGGCAACATCACCGTCCAAAGCATTTTACAATCACAGTGTGTGTTATTTTGTGGCTGCTGTCTGGCTTGATGCCTCTTGCGGGGTATTTTGCCTGCTTCCCAAGAGTCCGCGCAACCAATGAAACAGAATTTGTCAGCTGTAAAAATCCAGCTATATCGCAAATGATTATAGTATTGCTGATTTTTATTTCCATCTTGGGTTTTTCCGCTTCAGCCATTtttatgaaaatgaaaataaatcaaGCCCCTCCTCCAGCAAGGCTTGACATCACCATTTTGACAACTGTCCTTCTGTTTCTTATATTTAATGCACCACTTAGAGTTCTTATTATCATGACATTTTGGGATCCACCAACTGACAAGAAGTTAGCAGGTACAGTTTTTCTGTTATTCAGTTCCATCTACAGCAGTGGCATCTCCTTTGCTTGCCTCTTTATTGGATATCTGAATAGGCGGGATGACTTGGAGCCCATTGCAGTTTTTCTTgaaagaattttgaaggatgaaagAAACATGGCAGAGACAACAGAAGCAGATCAACAGCAGGCCTGA
- the LOC133384182 gene encoding mas-related G-protein coupled receptor member H-like translates to MIIVSIPVCILGLAGNGMVILFLCCTIKKNKFTVYVMNIAIADFAVLLYLFCYFLLFVEPIPINVHISRLIQIMYILGRNFSFYILTALCVERYLSVFFPVWCQHHRPRHFSVILSIILWAFSCLISLLEDYACYPRFYSYLYEHALSCDIVITFEMSLGFLIFIPIMVFCTLSVFIRKGGGTQQIPQALLDNTIMAVVLLYLVFDPSVRILEIIDYWYDDIVNIPVFITSVIFDCITSSINPYLYFVIGWWNRQRAWETLDIFLERALKYERTVIQRTQADQEKA, encoded by the coding sequence ATGATAATTGTAtctattccagtctgcattttGGGATTAGCTGGAAATGGAATGGTCATTTTGTTTCTCTGCTGTACAATCAAGAAGAATAAGTTCACTGTTTATGTCATGAATATAGCTATTGCCGATTTTGCTGTTCTTCTCTatctgttttgttattttttgttatttgtaGAACCAATCcctattaatgtacacatttcacgTCTTATACAGATTATGTATATTCTTGGCCGCAACTTCAGTTTCTATATATTAACAGCTCTCTGCGTTGAAAGGTATCTGTCAGTTTTTTTCCCTGTCTGGTGTCAACATCACCGACCGAGGCATTTCTCTGTTATTCTTAGCATTATTTTGTGGGCCTTCTCATGCCTGATATCACTTCTAGAAGATTATGCATGCTATCCAAGATTCTACTCATATTTGTATGAACATGCTCTCTCTTGTGATATTGTAATTACATTTGAAATGAGCCTTGGGTTCTTGATTTTTATTCCCATTATGGTCTTTTGCACTCTTAGTGTTTTtatcagaaagggggggggaacacagcAAATCCCTCAAGCATTGCTTGACAACACCATCATGGCAGTAGTTCTTTTGTATCTTGTATTTGATCCATCAGTTAGAATTCTTGAGATAATAGACTATTGGTATGATGATATAGTAAACATACCAGTGTTTATAACTTCTGTGATATTTGACTGCATAACTAGCAGTATCAACCCTTATTTATATTTTGTCATCGGATGGTGGAACAGGCAGAGGGCCTGGGAAACTCTTGATATTTTTCTAGAGAGAGCTTTGAAATATGAAAGAACTGTGATACAAAGAACACAAGCAGACCAAGAGAAGGCCTGA